The Niallia alba genome includes a window with the following:
- a CDS encoding ATP-binding protein has protein sequence MEKQNKVIIPNGGEAVMAKYRDQEVMEYRNNPFIEALPPILSKEEVVDKLAYYPPFNENERNLDSHIRLHLVQRLFQYYQPIFQTLDLESRVSRMIRMGYVHKNPFKPEFAQGLHENYKSILNANIDMYNGNLKSTSSAMTILGPSGIGKSRMINVVLSALPQLIVHSRYKNNDFNMYQLVWLKLDCSFDGNIKGVCIDAYRSLDSLLGTSYYKRFGSARMPIASMQPALSQMLRVHGVGLLVIDEVQSLSVAKSGGAEKMMNFFHYLSNMGTPILLIGTPKALPYLRGDLRQARRGSGQGDMVIERMKKDFNWDLILEGMWDYQWVRKPTALTQEFKDILYDESGGITDIAIKLFVMAQVKAISSGKEQITPALIRKVARENLQLIQPMINAIRSGDIKAISRYEDIAPIDVEGFINLEFSTVSMNNKIKEIQKAKKKQEKNWKENVREQSILKLIELDVEPGKAKKCIDTVIEKQGQEFDIKGIVKEAFKLSINIEESSPIPTKLPKKMELQNKQDLRLIVSEGKANGLSAHEALKEKGIIKVIENDFFSVG, from the coding sequence ATGGAAAAACAGAATAAAGTAATAATTCCAAACGGTGGAGAAGCTGTAATGGCAAAATATAGAGACCAGGAAGTGATGGAATACAGAAACAATCCTTTTATCGAAGCTCTTCCTCCCATTCTTTCAAAGGAGGAGGTAGTTGATAAATTAGCCTATTATCCACCTTTTAATGAAAATGAACGTAACTTGGATAGTCATATAAGACTGCACCTTGTCCAGCGATTATTCCAATATTACCAGCCAATTTTTCAAACGCTTGATTTGGAGTCAAGGGTCTCCAGGATGATTCGTATGGGTTATGTTCATAAAAATCCTTTTAAACCAGAATTCGCTCAAGGATTGCACGAAAACTACAAGTCGATTCTAAACGCAAACATAGATATGTACAATGGCAATTTAAAAAGCACGTCTTCTGCAATGACGATTTTGGGACCATCAGGAATCGGTAAAAGCCGAATGATAAATGTGGTACTATCAGCTCTACCACAACTTATTGTTCATTCTCGCTATAAGAATAATGATTTTAATATGTATCAGTTGGTCTGGCTTAAATTAGATTGTTCATTCGATGGAAATATTAAAGGTGTTTGTATTGATGCATATAGGAGCTTGGATAGTTTATTGGGTACAAGCTATTATAAGCGGTTTGGTTCAGCAAGAATGCCCATAGCCTCCATGCAACCTGCTTTATCTCAAATGCTTAGGGTTCATGGGGTTGGACTACTGGTAATAGACGAGGTGCAGTCGCTGAGCGTTGCCAAATCTGGTGGAGCAGAAAAAATGATGAACTTCTTTCATTACTTATCTAATATGGGAACTCCTATTCTTTTGATAGGAACACCAAAGGCACTTCCTTATTTAAGAGGCGACCTCCGCCAAGCACGAAGAGGCAGTGGTCAGGGGGATATGGTGATAGAACGCATGAAAAAGGATTTTAATTGGGATTTAATTCTCGAAGGAATGTGGGATTATCAGTGGGTGAGAAAGCCAACTGCTCTTACACAAGAGTTTAAAGATATTTTATATGATGAATCTGGCGGAATAACAGATATTGCGATTAAACTTTTTGTCATGGCTCAAGTAAAGGCAATTTCCAGTGGTAAGGAACAAATAACTCCTGCATTAATAAGAAAAGTGGCAAGAGAGAATTTGCAACTAATTCAGCCGATGATTAATGCTATAAGAAGTGGCGACATTAAAGCTATTTCGAGATACGAAGATATCGCACCTATAGATGTAGAAGGGTTTATTAATCTGGAATTTTCTACTGTTTCTATGAACAATAAAATAAAAGAAATTCAAAAAGCGAAGAAAAAGCAGGAGAAAAATTGGAAGGAAAACGTGAGGGAACAGTCTATCTTAAAGTTAATTGAGTTGGATGTTGAACCAGGCAAGGCAAAAAAGTGTATTGATACTGTGATTGAAAAGCAAGGACAAGAATTTGATATAAAGGGGATTGTAAAAGAGGCGTTTAAGCTGTCTATAAATATAGAAGAAAGTAGCCCTATACCGACTAAATTACCAAAGAAAATGGAGTTGCAAAACAAGCAAGATTTAAGATTGATTGTTTCGGAAGGAAAAGCAAATGGTCTATCTGCCCATGAAGCACTTAAAGAAAAAGGAATTATTAAAGTGATAGAAAATGATTTCTTCAGTGTGGGGTGA
- a CDS encoding TnsD family Tn7-like transposition protein, producing MVGFFPTPYPNELLYSTLARFHIRSGNISPKATIEELFGSRSVTTVVDLPANIDSLISNLPIGSAYTVENLIMENTLYPFYSAFLPPERAKSILQSMKGNSGGSIHNRIGVMASTIAENRYIRMCKECATESLKKYGEVYWVRSHQIPGIIICSKHKTLLYNSKVLVHHFNKNEFVPATVDNCNLTEEHTTSKNIEDAIESEFIPNYIQVVDNVDKLLNNRYSNKPPEWFFSQYIERLKLMGLANINGSVKQKELREQFLEFYGENLLTIVQSSVTNNESCWLSMMVRKPRKTVHPIRHLLMIQFLGIMLEDLWNEENEYLPFGKSPFPCLNAGADHYLQPVITEVSIRYDSKIKRPVGTFSCSCGFVYARKGPDSSEDDRYKVGRVKEFGEVWKSKLKELFQMNLSMREIARRLKVDVNTVKKYGQNLGETEVELGYKRKDNLINKDSFRNEWLDLQKRYPEKSKTELRKVNSGLYTWLYRNDREWLNSNSPKKKQITMVNNRVDWDKRDVETHESVKEIVEEILNSPNKPERVTISRVGKKVGKLSLLEKHLFKLPQTNEYLLQHIESVRDFQIRRIKWAIKECQREGYDVQWWRVARVAGIRGEWIEELEVEFERISSIIS from the coding sequence ATGGTTGGTTTTTTTCCAACACCGTATCCGAATGAGTTGTTATATAGTACATTAGCACGTTTCCATATAAGAAGTGGGAACATCAGCCCCAAGGCAACCATTGAAGAGTTATTTGGCTCTCGTTCTGTCACTACTGTTGTCGATTTACCAGCCAACATAGATAGCTTGATAAGCAATTTACCGATTGGAAGTGCATATACTGTGGAAAATTTGATAATGGAGAACACTTTATATCCATTTTATAGTGCCTTTCTTCCGCCAGAACGTGCCAAAAGCATCTTGCAATCTATGAAGGGTAACAGCGGTGGAAGCATCCATAATCGAATAGGTGTTATGGCAAGTACAATTGCAGAGAATAGATATATTAGGATGTGCAAAGAGTGTGCGACAGAGTCATTAAAGAAATATGGAGAAGTGTATTGGGTGAGAAGTCACCAAATTCCTGGGATTATTATTTGTTCAAAGCATAAGACCTTACTGTACAACAGCAAAGTATTAGTACATCACTTTAACAAAAATGAGTTTGTTCCAGCAACTGTAGACAATTGCAATTTAACCGAAGAACATACAACCTCAAAGAATATAGAAGATGCTATAGAATCTGAATTTATCCCCAATTATATTCAAGTTGTAGATAATGTGGATAAACTATTAAACAATCGTTATTCCAATAAGCCACCTGAATGGTTTTTCTCTCAATATATAGAGAGGTTAAAGTTGATGGGATTAGCAAATATAAATGGAAGTGTAAAGCAAAAAGAACTTCGAGAGCAGTTTCTTGAGTTTTATGGGGAGAATTTATTAACGATAGTCCAATCATCCGTTACTAATAATGAAAGTTGCTGGTTAAGTATGATGGTTAGAAAACCACGTAAAACTGTTCATCCAATTAGACATCTGCTGATGATTCAATTTTTAGGAATTATGTTGGAAGACTTATGGAATGAGGAAAATGAGTATTTACCTTTTGGCAAAAGTCCTTTTCCATGTTTAAATGCGGGAGCAGACCATTATTTACAGCCAGTAATTACTGAAGTGTCTATACGGTATGACAGTAAAATCAAGCGGCCAGTTGGGACATTTAGCTGTTCCTGTGGGTTTGTTTACGCACGAAAGGGACCCGATAGTAGTGAAGATGATAGGTACAAGGTTGGAAGAGTAAAAGAGTTTGGAGAAGTATGGAAATCAAAGCTAAAAGAACTTTTTCAAATGAATTTAAGTATGAGAGAAATCGCAAGAAGATTAAAGGTAGATGTAAATACGGTAAAGAAATATGGTCAGAATTTAGGAGAAACCGAAGTGGAACTCGGTTATAAAAGAAAAGACAATCTTATTAACAAGGATAGTTTTCGTAATGAATGGCTGGATTTGCAGAAGCGATATCCCGAAAAGAGTAAAACGGAACTGCGGAAGGTTAATAGTGGTCTTTATACTTGGCTATATCGCAATGATAGGGAGTGGTTAAATTCAAACTCTCCAAAAAAGAAGCAAATTACTATGGTAAATAATCGGGTGGATTGGGATAAAAGAGATGTGGAAACTCATGAGTCCGTAAAGGAAATTGTAGAAGAAATACTTAATTCCCCTAATAAGCCTGAAAGAGTAACGATAAGCAGAGTTGGGAAGAAAGTAGGCAAATTATCCTTGCTGGAAAAGCATCTATTCAAGTTGCCTCAAACCAATGAATACTTGCTACAACATATTGAATCGGTAAGAGATTTTCAAATTCGCAGAATCAAATGGGCGATTAAAGAATGCCAACGAGAAGGATATGATGTGCAATGGTGGAGAGTAGCGAGGGTAGCTGGTATTCGGGGTGAATGGATAGAGGAATTAGAAGTGGAGTTTGAAAGGATAAGTAGCATTATTTCATAA
- a CDS encoding heteromeric transposase endonuclease subunit TnsA — MRSEWNEEKLQRYIKEGRGQGEFESYKGFIRVQDFGSVGRSSRLRTWRCNRIVHLLSDIETRFFYLTEFDDSILQVKEHVPLYDFEEVVGEQEDIDIRKFKDKQSGFPYILTTTFLITVRGNDGNTYDVARSVKASHELERKAVIERFELIRRYFWKKGIDWALLTQKELPIVKAKNIEWIHPARFLEETTDFTKGDISYISGILLESLYKNKRPVREITSSVDSQLNLEAGSGLLLFKHLLTTKQIKIDMNKKIELNQSAEVLEIVPQERQGEIKIAIDR, encoded by the coding sequence ATGAGAAGTGAGTGGAACGAGGAAAAATTACAAAGGTATATAAAGGAAGGTAGAGGACAGGGAGAATTTGAATCCTATAAAGGATTTATTCGAGTGCAGGACTTCGGCTCGGTTGGCAGAAGCAGTCGTTTAAGAACTTGGCGATGTAATCGGATTGTCCACCTACTGTCGGATATAGAAACACGATTCTTCTACCTAACTGAGTTTGACGATTCAATTTTACAAGTGAAAGAGCATGTGCCTTTATACGATTTTGAAGAAGTAGTTGGGGAGCAAGAAGATATAGATATAAGGAAATTTAAGGATAAACAATCGGGATTTCCCTACATTTTAACCACGACCTTTCTAATTACAGTTAGGGGAAATGACGGAAATACCTATGATGTTGCAAGGAGTGTTAAAGCAAGTCATGAATTGGAAAGAAAGGCAGTGATTGAACGCTTCGAGTTAATAAGACGTTATTTTTGGAAAAAAGGTATTGATTGGGCGTTATTAACCCAAAAGGAGCTTCCAATAGTTAAGGCGAAAAACATCGAGTGGATACATCCAGCGAGGTTTTTAGAGGAAACAACGGATTTTACTAAAGGTGATATTTCGTATATTTCAGGAATTCTTTTGGAATCACTCTATAAAAATAAAAGACCAGTTCGGGAGATAACAAGTTCAGTTGATTCTCAACTAAATCTTGAAGCTGGTTCAGGGTTGTTGTTATTTAAACATTTATTAACAACAAAACAGATAAAAATAGATATGAATAAGAAGATTGAATTAAACCAATCGGCAGAAGTTTTAGAGATAGTTCCGCAAGAAAGGCAGGGTGAAATAAAAATTGCTATTGACCGTTAA
- a CDS encoding Mu transposase C-terminal domain-containing protein, with the protein MLLTVNTLIGYTGDSLKDTVERILWISSDYTVAVLIDIYANKSTPIYKNVEDIVNDIEIKGATVIKDDPFQIFRNDNEINEKEKEIRNKAWEIIKAIAEKENEPEVFNAKKRAELVKKASGKFGVSNKTVYKYLRRYWQRGKHMNALLPDYKNIGRSQEKQATGKKRGRPKKYKDIVGEGVNVNEETKRIFRIALNKFYYTKSGNSLNTAYQLMRKEFYADGYRIDGGIRKPILKPSSEVPTFGQFKYFFYKERNLKKEIYSRQGSKEYLQNHRALLGNSTVEAYGPGYYEIDATIADVYLVSRYNRNWIIGRPVIYLCVDKFSMMITGLYVGLEGPSWNGAMSALANSASNKVDFCKEYDIEIIEEQWPSRHLCDTLIADRELQGKMVETLVSSLHVKVQNTSPYRADMKPFVERKFQIINEKSVQPFLPGTVKTDFRKRGSRDYRLDSVLDLFQFTQVMIYSILEYNQSWLSNYNREEMMISDDIEPIPIKLWNWGMKNRAGLLRSVSEDTVKLCLMPTANAYITGKGIKFKGLFYTSSNLIREGSFERVRISGSGEKIHISYDPRNLNFIYIKKEDGKEFEKCHLLDYQEVHINKSIEEFEYLQEYEKLLKKQKEDEQLQSKIDLISEIENIVQEAEKMTREQQDETESKTQKLKGIRKNRQIEKMINKENEAFELDKKVTNEKGEVLSFNRMNNQEPEEGPEEFENEMALLRKKQKERTYGKTE; encoded by the coding sequence TTGCTATTGACCGTTAATACGTTAATCGGTTATACGGGAGATTCGTTAAAGGATACCGTTGAAAGAATATTGTGGATTAGCAGTGATTATACAGTTGCAGTTTTGATTGATATTTATGCTAACAAGAGCACTCCAATATATAAAAATGTAGAAGACATTGTTAATGATATTGAGATTAAAGGTGCAACCGTTATTAAAGATGACCCTTTCCAAATTTTTAGAAATGATAATGAGATTAATGAAAAAGAGAAGGAGATTCGGAATAAAGCATGGGAGATAATAAAAGCCATTGCGGAGAAAGAAAATGAACCAGAAGTTTTTAATGCAAAGAAACGTGCAGAACTTGTTAAAAAGGCAAGTGGAAAATTTGGAGTAAGTAATAAAACAGTCTACAAGTATTTAAGGCGATATTGGCAAAGGGGAAAACACATGAATGCCCTTTTGCCAGATTACAAGAATATAGGGAGGTCTCAGGAAAAACAAGCAACAGGTAAAAAAAGGGGGAGACCAAAAAAATATAAAGATATTGTGGGTGAAGGTGTAAATGTCAATGAAGAAACGAAACGGATATTTAGGATAGCACTTAATAAATTTTACTATACAAAGTCTGGTAACTCCTTAAACACTGCATACCAGTTAATGAGGAAGGAATTTTATGCAGATGGTTACAGGATAGATGGAGGCATTAGGAAGCCAATATTAAAACCATCCAGTGAAGTTCCAACCTTTGGACAGTTTAAATACTTCTTTTATAAGGAGCGAAACTTGAAGAAGGAAATATACTCAAGGCAGGGGTCGAAAGAGTATTTGCAAAATCATAGAGCATTATTGGGTAACTCTACGGTAGAGGCTTATGGACCAGGTTATTACGAAATTGATGCCACCATTGCTGATGTTTACTTAGTCTCCAGATATAACAGAAATTGGATAATCGGAAGGCCCGTCATCTACCTCTGTGTGGACAAGTTTTCCATGATGATTACAGGACTATATGTGGGCTTAGAAGGACCTTCTTGGAATGGGGCTATGAGTGCTCTTGCTAATTCGGCAAGTAATAAAGTGGATTTTTGCAAAGAGTACGATATTGAGATTATAGAGGAGCAATGGCCATCCCGCCATCTTTGCGATACTTTGATAGCTGACCGAGAGTTGCAGGGTAAGATGGTTGAGACACTTGTTAGTTCCTTACATGTTAAAGTACAGAACACAAGTCCCTATAGAGCCGATATGAAACCTTTTGTAGAAAGAAAATTTCAAATTATTAATGAGAAATCCGTACAACCATTTTTACCTGGAACTGTGAAAACAGATTTCCGTAAGAGAGGAAGCCGAGATTATCGTCTTGATAGCGTTCTCGATTTGTTCCAATTTACCCAAGTTATGATTTATTCGATTCTCGAATATAACCAAAGTTGGCTTTCTAATTATAATCGTGAAGAAATGATGATTAGCGATGATATAGAGCCTATTCCAATAAAGTTATGGAATTGGGGAATGAAAAATCGTGCTGGTTTATTGCGTTCTGTTTCAGAAGATACTGTGAAATTGTGTCTGATGCCAACTGCAAATGCTTATATAACTGGTAAAGGAATTAAATTCAAAGGGTTATTTTACACTTCTTCAAATCTTATTAGAGAAGGTAGTTTTGAACGTGTTCGTATAAGTGGTAGTGGAGAAAAGATTCATATATCCTATGACCCAAGAAATTTAAACTTCATATATATAAAGAAGGAAGACGGAAAAGAATTTGAGAAATGCCACCTTCTGGATTACCAAGAAGTTCACATAAACAAGAGTATTGAAGAGTTTGAATACTTACAGGAATATGAAAAGTTACTGAAAAAGCAAAAAGAGGATGAACAGTTACAATCCAAAATTGATTTAATTTCAGAGATAGAAAATATCGTTCAAGAAGCAGAGAAAATGACGAGGGAACAGCAGGATGAAACTGAGAGCAAGACACAAAAACTAAAGGGAATTCGTAAAAATAGGCAAATAGAAAAGATGATTAACAAAGAAAATGAGGCATTTGAACTTGATAAGAAAGTGACGAACGAAAAGGGAGAAGTTCTTTCATTTAATAGAATGAATAATCAAGAACCTGAAGAGGGACCAGAAGAGTTTGAAAATGAAATGGCCCTATTAAGAAAGAAGCAGAAGGAGAGAACGTATGGAAAAACAGAATAA